GACGACGTCGATCTCGCCGTGCCTCAGCGCGCTGCGGAGCCTGACGGCGATGTCCTTGGAGTGGTCCAGGGCGAGGTCGTTCTTACCCTCCTTGTAGGACTTGACCTGGGTGTCGATGATGGCCGCGGAGTCGTGGGTGGTGCCGGTGAAGCACATGACCGAGCGGCACTGGAGCTCGTAGATGATATCAGGGGAGATTCTGGCAGGAAGCACGTTGACCCCGTTGCGGTCGATCTTCAGCGAATTGAAACCTCCGAAGACTGCCGCATACTGGTCCTGCTTTCCTCCTCCGAGTCCGATGACCTCCCTCTCGAGATGATATGCGAGAGCGGCCATCTCGGTCTTTGACATATCGACGTCGAGCCAGTTGGCCATGGCGCCGATCATGGAGACGATCATGGTGGAGGATCCTCCGAGTCCAGATCCCGCGGGGACGTCGGAACGGATGGAGATCTCGAAACCGTCGGTTACTTCAAAATAATTGGTGACGGCCTTGATGAGGTCCATGTTCCCGTCGAGGGGGAGGGGTCCGCCGTCGAGGGGTGCTTGATACCTTCCGTAGTACTCCGAGGTCACACGCATGGTGTGGTCGTTACGGGGTTTCAGGGTACTGAATGCGTATTTGTTGATGGTCGTGTTGAAAACGTAACCGCCCTTCTCGGAAGCATACGGGTCGACATCCGTTCCTCCTCCCGCAAGACCGATGCGGTTAGGGGCGCGCGCTCTGATAATTTCTACCGTGTTTATCCCATCCTGTTCTCGAGAATCTCGCCCTCTCCGACGACGGTACCGTCACGGAGGACGCAGTTCCTCACAGTCGCACCGCGGTTGACGGTGCAATTCCGTCCAAATATACTATTAGAGACGGTCGCTTGTTTTACGAAACATCCTTCCATTATTAAGGATTGTGCTATCGTCGAATCCTTTACGGTGCTTCCCTTCAAAATTACCGTCGATTCGAGTACGGACCCCTCAACAGAGGAGCCCTCCCCCAAGTAGAAGGGACGGGTTATCCTGCATCCCTCCGCAGGGAAATCCGTTCCGCTGTGGAGGCGTTCGGCCATCAGCAGATTGGTACCGATAAGGTCGGAGGGACGGCCGACGTCCTTCCACACACCACCGCTGAGTTTGTAACCCTGGACTCTCTCGCCGCGCCTGGTGATTATCGGGACCAGGTCCTTGGAGAAGTCGAAGAACGTCTTTTCAGGCACATGTGCCAGCACGCTCCTATCTACCACATAGATACCTGCATTGATGTAGTTGGAGAAGACCTCATCGGGCTTGGGTTTGTCCTTGAATTCGGTGATGCGTCCGTCATCCTCGAGCCTGGCGATACCGTACTCGCAGGGATTGTCGACGGTGGTAAGGGCAATGGTGATCTTGGCACCTGTACGGAGATG
The sequence above is a segment of the methanogenic archaeon ISO4-H5 genome. Coding sequences within it:
- a CDS encoding D-glycero-D-manno-heptose 1-phosphate guanylyltransferase, HddC, coding for MRLRGDKMEVKQAVIMVGGKGTRLYPLTENTPKPALPVLDMPCLKYLIRSFASAGITEVFLACGYKSDVLQKAIGDGSDLGVKIIYSDEDTPLGTGGAMKQLEDRLDPVFAAANGDTFIDIDLREQIDLHLRTGAKITIALTTVDNPCEYGIARLEDDGRITEFKDKPKPDEVFSNYINAGIYVVDRSVLAHVPEKTFFDFSKDLVPIITRRGERVQGYKLSGGVWKDVGRPSDLIGTNLLMAERLHSGTDFPAEGCRITRPFYLGEGSSVEGSVLESTVILKGSTVKDSTIAQSLIMEGCFVKQATVSNSIFGRNCTVNRGATVRNCVLRDGTVVGEGEILENRMG
- a CDS encoding D-glycerol-D-manno-heptose-7-phosphate kinase, HddA — encoded protein: MRVTSEYYGRYQAPLDGGPLPLDGNMDLIKAVTNYFEVTDGFEISIRSDVPAGSGLGGSSTMIVSMIGAMANWLDVDMSKTEMAALAYHLEREVIGLGGGKQDQYAAVFGGFNSLKIDRNGVNVLPARISPDIIYELQCRSVMCFTGTTHDSAAIIDTQVKSYKEGKNDLALDHSKDIAVRLRSALRHGEIDVVGKLLAESWDYKKQFSDKVSNPVLDNFYNTAIKAGAIGGKVSGAGGGGFMYFVTDYDKKSAVSKALAKAGATISEFNFEPEGVVSWRSKA